A single window of Thalassomonas viridans DNA harbors:
- a CDS encoding response regulator has translation MADILIVEDDLEIAENVALFLQASNFTTRHLETGEHVVATVKEKEPDLILLDLMLPVMDGLECCKQIRTFSDVPIVMLTAKTQEISRLIGLEAGADDYICKPFSAPELVLRIKAILKRTLKQKVEVVDEGLKLNMDSFRLSYRGQGIELTHLEFNLFSLLYQHPQRIYSRAQILDLAYPDMRDISDRAIDSHVKNIRLKAKKIGLETNIIESVYGAGYRYVQP, from the coding sequence ATGGCCGATATTCTTATTGTTGAAGATGATTTAGAAATTGCCGAGAATGTTGCGCTGTTTTTACAGGCCAGCAATTTTACCACCCGTCACCTGGAAACCGGTGAGCATGTGGTGGCAACCGTTAAGGAAAAAGAGCCGGACCTGATCCTGCTGGATTTGATGCTGCCTGTGATGGACGGCCTGGAATGCTGCAAGCAGATCCGTACCTTCTCGGATGTGCCTATCGTGATGCTGACGGCAAAAACCCAGGAGATCAGCCGATTGATCGGGCTGGAAGCCGGGGCCGATGATTATATCTGCAAACCTTTCAGTGCCCCCGAGCTGGTGCTGCGCATCAAAGCCATATTAAAGCGTACCTTAAAGCAGAAAGTCGAGGTGGTGGATGAAGGCTTAAAGCTGAACATGGACAGCTTCCGCCTCAGTTACCGGGGGCAGGGGATTGAATTGACCCATCTTGAGTTCAACCTGTTTTCCCTGCTGTACCAGCACCCCCAGCGGATTTATTCCCGGGCGCAAATCCTTGATTTGGCATACCCGGATATGCGGGATATTTCCGATCGCGCCATCGACAGCCATGTAAAAAACATCCGGCTGAAGGCGAAAAAAATCGGCCTGGAAACTAATATTATCGAGTCTGTGTACGGCGCGGGTTACCGCTATGTTCAGCCGTAA
- a CDS encoding GFA family protein, whose protein sequence is MPHQQQLQGTCLCKSVCFTLDGGISGVRYCHCSNCRKFAGTSPAAWGMAETAKLNVTTANNKIGKFNSGRGIRCFCLNCGSPLWFESIEYPHMLAIPLGVLDNDRLPAPEQHIWTQSSPSWCSIHDQLPRHPNYPEKTPE, encoded by the coding sequence ATGCCACACCAGCAGCAACTACAGGGCACTTGCCTGTGCAAATCCGTCTGTTTTACCTTAGACGGCGGCATTAGCGGCGTGCGCTATTGCCACTGCAGCAACTGCCGCAAATTCGCCGGCACCTCTCCCGCCGCCTGGGGCATGGCGGAAACGGCGAAACTGAACGTCACCACGGCAAACAACAAAATAGGCAAATTTAATTCCGGACGCGGCATCCGCTGCTTTTGCCTGAACTGCGGCAGCCCCCTCTGGTTTGAGTCTATCGAGTATCCGCACATGCTGGCCATTCCCCTCGGCGTGCTCGACAATGACCGGCTGCCGGCGCCCGAGCAGCATATCTGGACCCAGTCCAGTCCCAGCTGGTGCAGTATCCACGACCAGCTGCCCCGCCACCCGAACTATCCGGAAAAAACGCCGGAGTAA
- a CDS encoding DUF4440 domain-containing protein: protein MNLQDEITALELALLKPEVRRSRSELNRLISDDFLEFVGSGRRFGKAEVLERLPQETPPEFSARDFELRRLGDQVVQLIYKSTMLKAGSGQTSYSLRSSLWRRSGDSWQMLFHQGTLCPPFDEE from the coding sequence GTGAACCTACAGGATGAAATCACCGCTCTTGAACTGGCCCTGCTTAAACCCGAAGTCAGGCGCTCCCGGTCTGAACTCAACCGGCTGATCAGCGATGATTTCCTGGAGTTTGTCGGCTCAGGCAGGCGTTTCGGCAAAGCAGAAGTTCTTGAGCGGCTGCCGCAGGAAACACCGCCTGAATTTTCGGCCCGGGATTTTGAATTGCGCCGGCTCGGCGATCAGGTGGTGCAGCTGATTTATAAATCCACTATGCTCAAAGCCGGCAGCGGACAAACCAGCTATTCCCTGCGCAGCTCCCTGTGGCGGCGCAGCGGCGACAGCTGGCAGATGCTTTTCCACCAGGGCACGCTTTGCCCGCCGTTTGATGAGGAGTAA
- a CDS encoding AraC family transcriptional regulator, producing the protein MKIFIKNMVCGRCKFVIENELKALGIKLLSVNLGEVDFGKEIPEPAQLEIFRSRIEALGFEQINDKKGRLIEQTKKHVIALVQQPMGEKVKLSRFLSEHIFKDYNYLSNLFSAVEGVTIEQFYIQQKIEKAKELLVYDELSLTEIAFRLDYSSVAHLSNQFKKITGLTPTDFKANCGPQARKAIDKL; encoded by the coding sequence ATGAAAATCTTTATTAAAAACATGGTGTGCGGGCGCTGTAAGTTTGTGATTGAAAATGAACTTAAGGCGCTGGGGATAAAACTTTTGTCAGTCAATCTGGGAGAAGTTGACTTTGGCAAGGAGATACCTGAGCCGGCGCAACTTGAGATTTTCCGCAGCCGCATCGAAGCTTTAGGGTTTGAGCAGATCAATGATAAAAAAGGCCGGTTAATCGAGCAGACCAAAAAACATGTTATTGCCCTGGTGCAGCAGCCCATGGGGGAGAAGGTCAAGTTATCCCGCTTTTTATCCGAGCATATTTTTAAAGATTACAATTATTTAAGTAACCTGTTTTCTGCCGTGGAAGGCGTCACCATAGAGCAGTTTTATATCCAGCAGAAAATAGAAAAAGCCAAAGAGCTGCTGGTTTATGATGAGCTTTCCCTCACGGAAATCGCTTTTCGCCTCGACTATTCCAGCGTTGCCCACCTGAGCAACCAGTTTAAAAAAATCACCGGATTAACCCCTACCGATTTTAAGGCCAATTGCGGCCCGCAGGCGAGAAAAGCCATCGACAAGCTATAA
- a CDS encoding heavy metal translocating P-type ATPase: MSKALYLSIEGMSCAGCVASIEKAIKGVDSVTSATVNFAEHTATVEGDIAAGAVIAAIRSAGYQARELGGSHDEAEKEEAEFAYYRQLLKRAAFAALVGAPLFIAGMAGLLPPLTADNGPLFWWGIALATLAVMVYSGGHFFLGAVKSVRQHNANMDLLIALGTGTAWLYSLAIVIRPELVPALAQHVYFEAAAVILALINLGSALEMRARGKTSQAIKQLIGLQPKTACVVRDNGEVNMLIEALVPGDIIRVKPGERIAVDGIVTRGHSRLDESMISGEPMAVQKQPGDRVLAGTINKSGSFLFQAERIGKDTTLAQIIDMVRTAQSSKPAIGRLVDKIAAIFVPAVLIVAVLTLLAWLNFSGSEQALTYAVVTMMTVLIIACPCALGLATPISIMAGVGKAALSQILIRNGDALQQAGRLDTIVLDKTGTVTRGRPDVTKVLPLGSWQQETLLLWAASAEAGSEHPLAEAIVLAAKAQQLSMLPVSDFEAVAGQGISAKVEAKSVLLGTRKLMQSHDIDIRALSGQAEELEQQANTVIFIAVGGEPAGIIGVADVIKDDSVAAVKRMQRLGLEVMLLTGDNYATANAVARQLGIDKVIAEVLPQEKAGQIARLQESGKTLAMVGDGINDAPALALADVGFAIGTGTDVAIESADITLMSGSLHGVADAVEISRATVKNIKQNLFGAFIYNGLGIPVAAGVLFPFTGVLLNPMLAGAAMALSSLTVVSNANRLRFFKPSGDRVLSKEEEL; this comes from the coding sequence ATGAGTAAAGCTTTGTATTTATCCATAGAAGGCATGAGCTGCGCCGGTTGTGTTGCCTCGATCGAAAAGGCGATTAAAGGCGTGGACTCGGTCACTTCCGCCACTGTTAACTTTGCCGAGCATACAGCCACCGTTGAGGGGGATATTGCTGCCGGGGCCGTGATTGCGGCAATCCGCTCGGCCGGTTATCAGGCCCGTGAGCTGGGGGGCAGCCATGATGAAGCCGAGAAAGAAGAGGCCGAGTTTGCCTATTACCGGCAGCTGTTAAAGCGGGCGGCATTCGCCGCCCTGGTGGGGGCGCCGTTATTTATTGCCGGTATGGCGGGTTTGTTGCCGCCGCTGACCGCCGACAACGGCCCGTTATTCTGGTGGGGGATCGCGCTGGCGACCCTGGCGGTTATGGTTTACTCCGGCGGGCATTTTTTTCTCGGCGCGGTTAAATCGGTGAGGCAGCATAATGCCAATATGGACCTGCTGATCGCCCTGGGCACCGGCACCGCCTGGCTTTATTCCCTGGCCATCGTCATCCGGCCTGAGTTAGTACCCGCTTTGGCGCAACATGTCTATTTTGAAGCGGCCGCGGTGATCCTGGCGTTAATTAATCTTGGCTCGGCACTTGAGATGCGGGCGCGGGGCAAAACCTCGCAGGCGATAAAGCAGCTTATCGGCCTGCAGCCGAAAACCGCCTGTGTCGTCCGCGATAACGGCGAAGTGAATATGCTTATCGAAGCGCTGGTTCCCGGCGATATTATACGGGTAAAGCCGGGGGAGCGTATTGCGGTTGACGGCATAGTGACCCGGGGACATTCCCGCCTGGATGAGTCTATGATCAGCGGCGAGCCTATGGCGGTACAAAAGCAGCCGGGGGACAGGGTGCTTGCGGGCACCATCAACAAGTCCGGCAGTTTCCTGTTTCAGGCTGAGCGCATAGGTAAAGACACCACTTTGGCGCAGATCATCGACATGGTGCGTACGGCCCAGTCGTCCAAACCGGCCATCGGCCGTTTGGTGGATAAAATTGCCGCGATATTTGTACCTGCCGTGCTTATTGTTGCGGTGTTAACCTTGCTTGCCTGGCTTAACTTTTCCGGCAGTGAGCAGGCACTGACATACGCGGTAGTGACTATGATGACGGTGCTGATCATTGCCTGCCCCTGCGCTTTGGGGTTGGCGACACCTATCTCTATTATGGCGGGAGTCGGCAAGGCGGCCCTGTCTCAGATCCTGATCCGCAACGGCGATGCCCTGCAGCAGGCGGGCAGGCTGGATACCATAGTGCTGGATAAAACCGGCACGGTAACCCGGGGTCGACCTGATGTGACTAAAGTGCTTCCCCTGGGGAGCTGGCAACAGGAGACTTTATTGCTATGGGCGGCCAGCGCCGAGGCCGGTTCGGAGCACCCGTTGGCAGAGGCAATCGTGCTGGCGGCCAAAGCGCAGCAGCTGAGCATGTTGCCGGTTTCGGACTTTGAGGCTGTTGCCGGGCAGGGGATATCGGCAAAAGTTGAAGCTAAGTCCGTGCTGCTGGGCACCCGTAAGTTAATGCAAAGCCATGATATAGATATCCGGGCGTTGTCCGGGCAGGCGGAAGAGCTGGAGCAGCAGGCCAATACGGTGATCTTTATTGCGGTTGGCGGCGAGCCGGCGGGTATCATAGGGGTGGCGGATGTTATCAAAGATGACTCTGTTGCCGCCGTGAAACGCATGCAGCGGCTGGGGCTGGAGGTGATGCTGCTAACCGGTGATAACTATGCCACCGCCAATGCCGTTGCCCGGCAGCTCGGCATAGATAAGGTGATTGCCGAAGTGTTGCCGCAGGAGAAGGCCGGGCAAATCGCCCGTTTGCAGGAGAGTGGGAAAACCCTTGCTATGGTGGGGGACGGGATCAATGACGCGCCTGCGCTGGCATTGGCGGATGTCGGTTTTGCCATAGGCACAGGCACGGATGTTGCCATTGAAAGTGCCGATATTACTTTGATGTCGGGTTCTTTGCACGGTGTGGCGGATGCCGTGGAAATTTCCCGGGCAACGGTGAAAAACATCAAGCAAAACCTGTTTGGCGCTTTTATTTATAACGGTTTAGGCATACCGGTTGCGGCAGGTGTTCTTTTTCCCTTTACCGGTGTCTTGCTCAACCCTATGCTGGCGGGCGCCGCCATGGCCCTGTCATCCCTGACCGTGGTGAGTAATGCCAACCGTTTACGTTTTTTTAAACCATCCGGTGACCGGGTTTTGTCGAAGGAGGAAGAGTTATGA